A region from the Arachis ipaensis cultivar K30076 chromosome B01, Araip1.1, whole genome shotgun sequence genome encodes:
- the LOC107619079 gene encoding aldose 1-epimerase: MAKVSMLFSFLLGLVLLSQAHGSGEKIGFYELRRGDFEMRVTNYGATVLSVVLPDRNGNLADVVLGYDSIKSYANDTTYFGGLIGRVANRIGNAEFTLDGKTYKLPANDHGNTLHGGFKGFNNVIWTVTSYKRDSHITFHYNSYDNEQGFPGKLEVDVTYMLMDTNKLVVKMIAKAIDKDTPVNLAQHTYWNMRGHNTGDVLSHRVQIFASKITPVNEKLIPTGNLQSVKGTPYDFRRPKEVGKQIDDLPGLYDINFAVDRKSKKHLNKVAVVRDPVSGRQMELWSNQVGVQFYTSGMLNNTIGGKDGAVYKKHAGIALETQGFPDSVNHPNFPSQIVRPGQIYQHYMVYRFTAY, translated from the exons ATGGCTAAGGTATCAATGTTGTTTTCCTTTCTTCTGGGTTTGGTGCTCCTTTCCCAAGCACATGGAAGTGGCGAGAAGATTGGGTTTTATGAACTTAGAAGAGGAGATTTTGAGATGAGAGTCACGAATTATGGTGCTACCGTTCTATCTGTTGTGCTTCCTGATAGAAATG GAAATTTGGCTGATGTTGTTCTTGGTTACGATTCTATTAAGTCTTATGCG AATGATACAACTTACTTTGGAGGGCTCATCGGACGAGTGGCAAATAGAATCGGAAATGCTGAATTCACTTTGGATGGCAAAACCTACAAATTGCCAGCTAATGATCATGGCAACACACTCCACG GCGGTTTCAAAGGGTTCAATAATGTTATTTGGACTGTAACATCCTACAAGAGAGACAGTCACATAACATTCCACTACAACAGTTATGACAATGAGCAAG GATTTCCTGGAAAACTTGAGGTGGATGTGACTTACATGTTGATGGATACAAACAAATTGGTTGTGAAAATGATTGCAAAAGCAATAGACAAAGACACACCGGTGAACTTAGCACAGCATACATACTGGAATATGAGAGGCCACAACACAGGCGACGTTCTTTCGCACAGAGTTCAAATCTTTGCATCCAAAATCACTCCGGTCAACGAAAAACTCATCCCTACCGGAAACCTTCAATCCGTGAAGGGCACTCCATACGACTTCCGTCGGCCAAAGGAAGTCGGAAAACAGATCGACGATCTGCCCGGTCTCTACGATATCAACTTCGCCGTAGACAGGAAAAGCAAGAAACACTTGAACAAAGTTGCCGTAGTGAGGGATCCAGTGTCCGGGAGGCAAATGGAGTTGTGGTCAAACCAGGTTGGAGTGCAGTTCTACACAAGTGGAATGTTGAATAACACCATTGGAGGCAAGGATGGTGCTGTTTACAAAAAGCATGCTGGTATTGCTTTGGAGACACAGGGGTTTCCTGATTCTGTTAATCATCCGAATTTTCCTTCTCAAATTGTTCGTCCTGGACAGATTTATCAACACTACATGGTTTATAGGTTCACTGCTTATTAA